The genomic DNA TCATCTTCACGGTCTATCCCGTGATCTCGTCGCTCTTGTACAGTTTTACCGATTATAACGGGATTTTCTTTTCCAAGATCGGCGCTTTCAACTTCGCGAAACTGTTCGACCCGAGCGAGAACGGTCTGTTCAAGGGCGTGGCGTTTTCTTTCGGGATCACGTTTTTGTGGGCGATCATTTCGATCCCGCTCGGCATGGTCCTCTCGTTCATGGTCGCGCTGCTCGTCAACCGCGAAGTGAAGGGGGTGGGCGTATTCCGCCTTCTCTATTATATGCCCACCATTATCCCCGGCATCGCCATGTCTTTTATCTGGGCGGACGTATTCCGCGAGGCGGGGCTTGCCAATCAACTGCTCCTGACGCTGGGGCTCCCGACGAGTAAATTTCTGGAAGGAGAGAACACCGCTCTCGCCACGTTGATATTAACGGGCGTGTGGGGCATCGGCGGCAATATCATCATGTGGCTGGCGGCTCTTCGCAACATCGGACCCGAACTGTACGAGGCGGCCAGTTTGGACGGCGCGGGGTACTTTACCAAATTGTTCCGCATCACGATTCCCATGTCCACGCCCATGATCTTCTACAATCTCATCAACGCGCTCATCGCGGCGATGCAGGCGTTCGACGTCTACGCGATGGTCGGGCGGGGACCGAACGACTGTCTGTATTTTATCAGTATCCGCATATACGAAACGGCGTTCGGCGGCAGCAACCAATACGGACTCGCCTGCTCGCTCGGCTGGCTGATGTTCATCGTCATCGCGGCGCTCACGCTCGTCATGTTCAAGACCAATAAATGGGTGAATTACGGGGAGGGCGAATAAGATGAAAGAAATTCCGATCTCATCGCACGAGTTTTTGCGAAGAAGCCGTTCCCGCAAAAAATTGCGCGAAACAATCGTTCTCGTCGCGAAATTTTTCGTGATGGTCCTGCTCGCGCTCTTTCTTCTGTTTCCCTATATCTTTATGGTTTCCAAGAGCCTGATGAACCTCGTGGACGCGAACGCGCCGACGCCCATGCTGTTCCCGAAGTCGGGGGTGTATTTTTCCAATTATAAAATATTTCTGGAATACTGGACGTACTTTCAAAATTCCTTGATCGTCGTTCTCATCAACGGAATATTTATCCCGCTTACGGGCTTTATGGCGGCTTATCCTTTCGCGCGCCGAAATTTCAAGGGCAAGAACGCCATGTTCATGATCATGATGAGCACGGTCATGCTGCCGGGCGCGGTGGTCATGGTGCCGACGTACGTCATGTTCAACGCGTTCGGGCTGGTGGACAATCTCGCCTCGCAGTGGGTGACCGCCTTTTTCGGCGGCGGCGCCATGAACATTTTCCTCATGATCCAGTTTTTGCGCGCCATTCCGCGCGATTACGACAACGCCGCCACCATCGACGGCGCGAATATGTTCCAGATTTTCCTGTATATCATGCTGCCGATGTGTAAAAACGTGCTGTTGTTTATCGGCATCAGCACAGTCATCGGGCGTTGGTCGGATTTTCAGGGGCCGCTCATTTATTTAACGACGCTGGAAAAGATGACCATTGCGGTCGCCTTCTATAAACAGTTCAGTTCTTCGGGCGCCGCGGCGATCTTCTCCAACGCGAAAATGGCGATGGCGGTATGTATGACGTTCCTGCCGATGGCGCTCTATCTGATCTTCCAGAAACAGATGATCGGGGGCATCAAGATCGGCGGTCTTAAAGGATAGGAGGTAAGATGAGAATTTTCAAAAAATGCGCCGCGTTTTTCTTTGCGCTGATCATGGCTTTATCTTTGTTCGGATGCGACGGTTCGGGTTCTCCCGAGCCGCCTGCGCCTGCAAAGGATACGCAGAAAGAGGTCAACGACGCGCTTTCGACACTGGACGACGAACAGTTTACGCTCGCGCAGATGAACGGCACGGACGCTTTGGGGCGCAAGGTGAGCGCGACCGCGGGACAGAACGAAAAATACGTCGGTATGTTCTATTTCGTCGCCAACGGCTACCACACGGATAAAATTTACGACATCACCAAACTGTTGGAACAGTTTCCCGACAGGACCGTCTACACCAGTCCCATCACCGCGATCTCGACGGGGCCGACCAGCGAATACTACGACCCTTCGCTCAGTCCCGAAGAATTGGCGCACTATTGGGGCGAACCGCTCTACGGCTATTATTGCAGCGAAGATCCCTGGGTTTTGAGAAAACATCTGGAACTTTTCGCCTATGCGGATATCGATTTTCTGTATTTGGATTACACGAATAACATTATTTATCCCGAGGCGACGAAAGCCCTTCTGGATGCAATTTTAGATATGCAGAAAGAGGGTTACGACGTGCCGCAGGTCACGTTCTTTTTGAGCGGCATGGATCCGGGCGGCGCGGCATATACGATGGCGAGCGTGGTATCCACGTATTTCAGCGGCAGCAATTTGAAAAAATACGAATCCTGCTGGTTCCGCGCGGACGAAACGATGAACCCCTCGCAAAAGCCTCTGCTCGTGGGCAACTGGTCGAATTGCGAAGAGGAATACAAGGATATGTTCTGGCTGAAATATATACAATGGCCTGGTCAGATATTCAACGCCGACGCCATCCCCTGGATGGACTGGAACGTATATCAGAAAAACCATAACGGCATCATGAACGTTTCCGTATCGCAGGGAGGAGAGGCTTCCAGCGAGGCGTATTTCAATCCCAAAGCCGATTACCGCGCGCGCGGTTGGAAACCCGAATTGGGCCTCGACCACGGCGCGGACGACGAGAGCGTGCTGCGCGGCGATAATTTCGATTATCAATGGAACAACGTGTTCGAATCGGAAACGGAAGTGAACATGGTCACCGTCACGGGCTGGAACGAGTGGATCGTGCGCAAACTTCCGCCCGACGATCCCGCAAGTTCCGTATCCGACCGCGGTATGTACGTGGACAGTTTCAACATGGCGTACTCGCGCGACGCGGAAATGATGGCGGGCGGCTACGGGGACAATTATTATATGCAACTCGTGGAGAATATCCGCAGATTCAAGGGCATCACCGTCGAGGAAAGCGACAACGTGGCGCTCTTCGAACAGACCTCCATCGATATCGACGATCTTTCTTCCTGGGATAAAGTTTCGCGCAAATACCTCGATCTGGGCGTTTCCACGATCGCGCGGAACTATCAGTCGGTCGATCCGTCGCTCGTGTACGAGGACGATACAGCCCGCAACGACATCGAATCGCTCAAAATCGCAAACGATGCGCAAAATCTGTACGTTGCCGTCACCTGCAAGAGCGATATCGAAGAATATAACGGCAAGGACGAAAACTGGATGAATCTGTACCTGTCCTGCGGCGGCGCGGGCTGGCAGGGTTACGACTTTATCGTGGGGCGCTCGTTTCACGGAAAGAAAGCGAGCGTGCAGTCGCTCTCCGCGGACGGAAAAGCGACGGACAAGGGCGAGGCAAATTTTGCCGTTTCGGGCAACACCGTCGTTTACAGCATTCCCTTAAACCTTTTGGGCGTAACGTCAAAGACGACAATCGGCGTGAAAGCAACGGATAATTTGCAGAAACTGTGCGACGCGGACGAATTTTACACGCACGGAGACAGCGCGCCGATGGGGCGGCTCAATTACGCGTATAAAATCGCATGAATCAGGGAGGGAGATCCATGAAAAAATTTCTTGCCTTAATTCTTTCGGCGCTGCTCGCTGCGGGACTGTGCGGCTGCGCGCCGTCGGGCGGCGGCGACGATCCGCCGGGCGGTCAGATATCCGCGGAGCAAAAAGAACTCAACGAAATGCTGGCTGCGCTTTCCGAAGAGGAATTCACCTATTCGCAACTCATGGGAACGGACAGTCTCGGCAGGCGCGTCGAGCCGACCGCGGGCGTCGAAAACAAATACGTCGGCATCTTCTATTTCGTCAACCTCGGCGCGAGCGGTCATAACAAGATCTACGACATTTCCAAATTGTTGGAACGATACGGCAGCGAAACGGAGAACAATCCGCTCTTCGCCCTTCCCGACAGCGCCGCGTACGATGCGGAGATCAGCCCGTACACTTCCTTTCATTACTGGGGCGAGCCGCTTTACGGCTACTATAAGTCGGAGGACGAGTGGGTGATACGCCGCCATATGGAGTTATTCATGCAGGCGGGCATCGATTTTCTGTATCTGGATTATTCCAATTCCACCTACGAATATTCGACTGCCGTGCAGGCGATTTTGAAAGTCATTCTGGAATTGCAGGAAGAAGGGTATGAAAACGTGCCCCTTCTCACCTTTATGCTTCCCGACAACGAGTCGGACAGCGCGGCGAAAGTTTCCTCGCTCTACGAAAACTGGTACACCGATTCCAAATACAAAACCTGTTGGTTCCGCGGCGACAGGGAGATCAATCCCGCGTATAAACCCATGGTCGTCGGGCATTTTTCCAAGGTCACGGACGAAAAGATCCAAAAAAATCTGTGGCTCAAAGAGATGCAGTGGCCTTCGGACTCCGCGGACGAAAACTCTTTTCCTTGGATCGAATGGAACGAGGCGGGCACGAGCCAGCCGAATCACGGCGGCACGATGAATGTTTCCGTCGCGCAGCACGTGCGCTCCTGGTCGAGCACGAGTTATCTCGACAGTTTGAAGGGCGGGCACAGTTACGCATACCGCGCGCGGGGCTGGACGGAGAACGAACCGAACGAATACGGCGTCGATCCCGACAACGTGCTTGCGGGCACCAATTTCGAGTTTCAGTGGAAAAACGCTTTAAACGCGAAAGACGATCTGAACATGGTCACGATCACGGGCTGGAACGAGTGGGCGGCGCCCAAGATCAGTTACTCCACTTCGTATGCGGTGTTCAACGACCTGTTCAACTGCGCTTTTTCGCGCGATGCGGAGATGATGAAGGGCGGCTACGGTGACAACTACTATATGCAGATCGCCCGCAACGTGCGGAATTTCAAGGGGAAATCGGTAAACAATACCGATAACGTGGCGCTCTTCGAAAAGGCGTCCGTCGCTTCCGCCGCAGACGTTTCCGCGCTTCCCGCCGTGTTTTGCGACGTCGGCGCGGACGCCGCGCCGCGCACGTCCTTTTCGGTAGGCGATATTTACGATTATACTGACCGCACCGACCGCAACAATATCGTAAAAGTTTTGATCGGCAACGACGAAAATAATCTGTACGTCGCCGTGATTTGCAAGGAGAAGATCACCGAGCGCGCGGGAAACGACGAAAACTGGATGAACGTCTATCTTTCCTGCGGCGGGAAGGGCTGGGAGAATTACGATTTCGTCGTCGGCCGCGGCATGGAAGGCAACAGCGCGCGCGTGGAGAAATTCACGGGCGTCGGCAGTGCGGCGAGCGCCGTCGGAAACGCGGTCTGTTCGGTTTCCGATAAGACCGTGCTTTACCAAATCCCGCTCTCCTTGCTCGGCGTCAGGGAGCATACCGTCGTCGGCGTCAAAGCGACCGACAATCTGCAAAAATTCGGAGATATCGACGATTTCTACTATTCGGGCGACAGCGCGCCCCTCGGCAGGCTCAATTACGCATATAAAATCGCATAACGAAAAGCCCCGTACCGAAATGTCGGTACGGGGCTTTTTCAGTTTTTACATACGGCGATCTGTATAGAACTTTCCGAAGAAATAAAATATTTATCCGCGGCGCAGGCGGGCAAAAAGAAATAATCGCCTCTTTTCAGTTGTTCGCCGTAATTTTCGCCCCGAATCATGCCTTCGCCTTCGAGGACGACGCACAGGGCGGGCGCGCGGCCGAGCGTTTCTTTTCCCCGCGTGATCGACAGGCGCTCTACCGAAAAACAGGGCGTGTCTTTTTCGCCGATCAAAGATTCCCAAAGCGCGGCATTTGTTTTTCGGATGATTTTCGGGCGTTTTTTCGCGCGCAGAGCGACGTCGGTCCCGCATGACCCGAAGTCGAAACAGTCGAGCGCCTCGTCTTTTTTCAGTCCCAGATACATTTCCCGCTCGTTTAAAAGATAGTCGCCGCACCAATATTCGGGCTGGATGGTAAAATCGGTCGGCTCCTGCACTTCGAGGATCAGGCATCCCGCGCCGATCGCGTGCACCGTGCGCGCGGGGATGAGATAGACGTCGCCCTCTCGTACCTCTACGCGGTTCAGATAGGGGAGCATCGCGTCGGGGGCTGTTTTCGTTTGCTCCGCGAGTTCGGAAAATCTTTCTTTGGAAATTTTTCGTCCGAACCCGAGATAAATACACGCATCGGGACGCGTTTTCAGGATCAGCCACATTTCCGTCTTGCCGAACGTGCTATTTAGATATTTTTCCGAAAACGCCCTGTCGGGGTGCGTCTGCACGGGCAGCCGTTCGGCGCTGTCGAGCACCTTCACGAGCACGTCGAAACGGTTGTTTTCTCCGAACAGCAGTTCGGGACGGCGTGCGGCAAGTTCCGCAAAGGAAACGTTTTCGCCGCGCACGACGGACAGACCTTCGCCGTCCTCTTTGTCCATCGCACGCACAAGGCTTCCCACCCATTCTTCGGGTTTGCGGGAATCCTTCGGCTCGTCGCCGAAAAAGTCGTGGAATAAAAGTCCGCCGCGGTACACGCGGCTCACGCGGTTGCGCTCGAAAAACAGGGGGCGCGTACAGAGTTTTGTATCTTCCATCATTGTTCTCCTCGATAGCGTATCATGTTGCTCAGATCGGAAAGGGGCGTATTTTCCAGCGCGGACAGGGCGCAGAGCGCCGCGCCGACAGCCGCTTCCTCTTCGTATAGGGGGATTAAAAGGGGCAGGGAAAAGCGTTCGGCAACGAGTTGCGCCAAAAGCGCGTTTTTTCGGATGCCGTTTCCCGAACCCACCAAAGTTTGCGGCGCTCTTTCGAGCGGAAAGCGGCGAAACGCCCGATACAGTTCCTCGCATATGCCCGAAAGCGTTGCAAGCGCGAACTGCTGCGGCGTAAATTCCTGCGCGCCGATATTCGCGTAGGACGCCCGCAGCGCGGGGTTTTCGCGCGTGCCGCAAAAATAGGGCGCGCACTCGATCTTACGCGGCGCGCGCATCGTCTCCCTCGCTCCTCCGTTCATGCGTTCGTACGCGTCATCGGGCAGGGAGAGCGAAAACATTTTCAGCGTTTCGGCGAAAAAATTTCTGAGAAGGGAATAGGCATACCCGCCTGCGAGCGACGAACCCGTCATTAAATATTTGCCCTCGAAATAGGGGCGGAATTCCGCGCCGCTCTCGGGCAGATAACAATCCGAAACGACGGAAACCTGGCTCCCCGTGCCCACGTTCACGAGCGCCGAGTCCTTTGTAACGGAGGCGAGGACGCTCGCCTGATTATCGCCGACGGCGACGCACACCGCGACGTTTTCCGCCGTGCGGCCGATGATCTTTAAGCCGCAAGCCGTTTCGGGCAGAAAGGAAACGGGCAGATCTGCGCGTTCCGCCGCGCCGAGATCGAAACGGAGATGATCGAGATCGAACAGACCGAAACTCGCGGCGTCGGAAACGTGCGCGACGGGTGCGGACGCGCCGCAGAGTTTCATGGCGACGAAATCGTGTATCGTGCAGATTTTTGCCGCGCCCGCGGGCGTAAGTCGGTTTATTTCATTGTAAAAGAGCGTCGTCAGCCCGTAGCCCGACGCCATGCGACGGCCGGTCGTCCGCGTCAGGGCTTGCGCGTAGGATTCGCCGCGCTCGAACAACCGTTCCCCGCGCTCGTCCTGCCAGGTGTAGAGGGGCGAGAGCGGCTCGCCCTTGCCGTCGAGATAGAGCATGCCGTGCATCTGCCCCGTCAGCCCCACGGCGGCCGCGTCGGGAAATTCGGCGAGCAGCGCCCCGTACAACTTCTTGCATATTTCGAAAATGCGCCGCGGGTCCTGCAACCGTTCGAAAGGGCGTGCGGGAAGGGCGCTGTCGTTGGCAAGCGTGATCGCCCTCAAAAGAGTTCCGCTGTCCGCGTCGAGCGCCGCGCCGCACACGGTAGTGGTGCCCACGTCGATACCGATGATCTTCATGCCGCCTCCTAACAGGTCGTCGAACCGAGGTCCAGCCGTCGGATGATATCCTTCTGTATCTCGGGCGACAAGTCGAGAAAATTGACGAACGTACCGTGAATGCGCACGATATACACGCCGCTCGGTGCGTAAATTTGCGGCTGTTCGAGCACTTTTCGCAGCATTTCGGGAGTAGTCACGTTGAAATATACGTAAAACGGCGCGGGTTTGCCTTTATCGGCGCTGAAAAACAGGGGACCGAAAATCTTTTTCTTAAATTCCAGACCCTTTTCTTCCATCGTTTTTCCCGTAAAATAGCGGGGATTCAGACCGAGATGGGAAGCGTAGCCGCCGTCGAATCGCTCAAAGGGCAGTTTCATTGTCGAGAGCAGGCGGAACCCCAGACCGCTGGTCGCTTCGCCGTACAGCGGATCGACGCCGTAGCCGAGCATTTCGCGCGCCTTGCGCCCGTCGGGCGTCGCGCCCACCCAATAACCGTACAAAAGGTGGGTGGACGGACTGCTCCAATCGGGGCGGAAAGGATTGTTCAACAAATTTCTCTGCGCGGAAACGAGTCGGGAGATCCTGTCCGCGATCTCGGCCGCCTCCTTGTCGGGCGCGTCCAGATTGTTGCCGTATTTGGGGCGGGAAAGAAGGTATTCCCGCAGCGGTTCGTCCCCTTCGAAATTATTTTTCAGAGCGTTGATCAGCCGTTCGCTTTCGTTCGGATAGTCTTTTAAAAATTCGTCTATGGCGATGAAGGAATCCGCGACCACCGCGAGCCCGTGGATCAGGCACCCGCTGCCGTTGTATTTGGTGCCCTGACGCCGCACGTCGCGCGCGTCGACGCCGCTTTCCATGCCGCCGAGAAAGGCGGAGAGAAAGGGGACGGGCAGGGCGGCGACCGCCTCCGTCGCGCCGTTTGCGGCTTTCACCATGCGCGATACGAACTTTTCGACGTTTTCGTAAAACAGCGCGCGTACGTTTTGCAGGATCTCTTTCGCGCTTTTGCCGCTTTTTTCGCCGATCTCGGCGCCGCTGATGAGCGAAACGCCGTCCGTGAGCGTCAGTTCGAGGATCTTTGCCAGATTGAGCCAACTGTTGGTGGTGTTTCCGTTGTCTTTTCCCGAAATCAGCGGTTCCTGACAGCCCGCCACCGCGTAATTTTCTAGATCTTCTTCGTCCGCGCCGCGGCTTTTTAAGACGGGAAAGAGCGAATCGTCGTTGAATACGGACGGTGTAAGGCAGCCGGGCGTGAAGAAGAATTTTCCCATTTCCCGATACAGTTCGTCGGGCGTGCCGCCGTGCACTTTGACGGAAAGAATGGGCTGGGGCAGGTTCATTTCGTAATAAGCGTCGAGCAGGGCGTAAGAGGTTAAATTCGTCAGATCCCGCCCGTCGGCGCTTTTGCCGCCGACGATCAGATTCTGCGAGATCGCCCAACTTCGGTCGCCCACGTTGAAAAAGACGAGCAGATGTTTGAACAGCCCCGCCGCCGTTTCGCGCGGCGTGTTTTCAATGGCGCGGAAAGGTTCGAAAATGCGGTCCGCGTTGCCCACGGAAAAGGCGAACGGATTGGGCGCCTGCTCCATGCACATGACCTGCCACAATAAGATAAAACTTTGCAGCGCCTCAAATAAATTCTCCGCCCCGCGCGCGGGCACTTTTTCCAACGTGCGTATGAGGAGGGCGAGTTCTTCTCGGCGCTGTCCGTCCGCGGTTTTTTGCAGCCGTCTGGCAAGTTCCGCGTACCTCTTTGCAAGTACTTCCGCGCAGGAGAGCGCTATATCCATCGCCTCGAACACGGTCTTTTTCTCCGCGTCCGCGCACTCGTTTGCCGCATTTTCCGCCTCCTCGCGCAGGGCGTGCGTGCCGCGCCGCAGGGCGGGGCGAAAGTCGGGCACGAGATGCCCCGTCACCTGTTCGACGAAATACGCCGCCTCGCGCGTATCGTTTTCCGCCTCTTCGTACACTATTTTCAGCCGTCGGACGTATTCGCTCCGTTCTGATAAGCGGCGTACCTTGTCGATGCGCTCCTCGGTAAATTCCTCGTTCGGCTCGATGTCGCGAAATACCGCGGCAGGGTCGCAGTAGCCGTTGAAAGTGCTCACTTTGAAGTTGGGATTGATGAGCGCGTAACTCTTGGCGAACGCGTCCCTCTGGGTGCCCGCGAACACCGCGTTTTCGTCGAGCGAGAGGGGAATGCGTTCGCATACCCGCAAAAGCGCGCGCGCTTTTCTCAGTGCCGCGGGGATAAAAGGGTGCGCGCTTTCGTATTCTTCGCTGATCTCGCGGATCAGAAACCATCCGTCCAGCCTTTTGATCTTGCGCTCGTTCGCGAACAGCCTTCGCGCCTTTTCGTCCAGGATTTTGTCCGTATAAACGCTATCCTTCTGCATATCTTACTCCTTTACGTCTTTACGACGTTCAAATGATTTTGCCGATAGATTTCGGCGTAAGTCTGCACGGTCTGTTCGGACACGAACGCGTCGGTCACGGCGTATTCGCGCCCGCATTTTTTCCACTTTGCCTTTCCGTACTCGTGATAGGGCAAAAACTCGAATTTCGCCCGTTCGCCGCCGTTTTTCCGATAAAACGCGGCGAACGCCTCCGCGTCGTTTTGCGTGTCGTTGAAACCTTTGATCAGCACCGTGCGGACGAGCAGATTCGGGTGCAGGGAAAACGCGGCGCAAAGATTTTCTTTCACCGCGCGGTTATGCTGTCCGGTCGCCGCAAAGTGCGCCCCGTCATCCCAGTGCT from Candidatus Borkfalkia ceftriaxoniphila includes the following:
- a CDS encoding carbohydrate ABC transporter permease, with protein sequence MLEKVQTVAKPRAGRAGGPNHGNKFFKWLKKDYGCYLFLLPVILGFFIFTVYPVISSLLYSFTDYNGIFFSKIGAFNFAKLFDPSENGLFKGVAFSFGITFLWAIISIPLGMVLSFMVALLVNREVKGVGVFRLLYYMPTIIPGIAMSFIWADVFREAGLANQLLLTLGLPTSKFLEGENTALATLILTGVWGIGGNIIMWLAALRNIGPELYEAASLDGAGYFTKLFRITIPMSTPMIFYNLINALIAAMQAFDVYAMVGRGPNDCLYFISIRIYETAFGGSNQYGLACSLGWLMFIVIAALTLVMFKTNKWVNYGEGE
- a CDS encoding sedoheptulokinase; this translates as MKIIGIDVGTTTVCGAALDADSGTLLRAITLANDSALPARPFERLQDPRRIFEICKKLYGALLAEFPDAAAVGLTGQMHGMLYLDGKGEPLSPLYTWQDERGERLFERGESYAQALTRTTGRRMASGYGLTTLFYNEINRLTPAGAAKICTIHDFVAMKLCGASAPVAHVSDAASFGLFDLDHLRFDLGAAERADLPVSFLPETACGLKIIGRTAENVAVCVAVGDNQASVLASVTKDSALVNVGTGSQVSVVSDCYLPESGAEFRPYFEGKYLMTGSSLAGGYAYSLLRNFFAETLKMFSLSLPDDAYERMNGGARETMRAPRKIECAPYFCGTRENPALRASYANIGAQEFTPQQFALATLSGICEELYRAFRRFPLERAPQTLVGSGNGIRKNALLAQLVAERFSLPLLIPLYEEEAAVGAALCALSALENTPLSDLSNMIRYRGEQ
- a CDS encoding pyruvate formate lyase family protein encodes the protein MQKDSVYTDKILDEKARRLFANERKIKRLDGWFLIREISEEYESAHPFIPAALRKARALLRVCERIPLSLDENAVFAGTQRDAFAKSYALINPNFKVSTFNGYCDPAAVFRDIEPNEEFTEERIDKVRRLSERSEYVRRLKIVYEEAENDTREAAYFVEQVTGHLVPDFRPALRRGTHALREEAENAANECADAEKKTVFEAMDIALSCAEVLAKRYAELARRLQKTADGQRREELALLIRTLEKVPARGAENLFEALQSFILLWQVMCMEQAPNPFAFSVGNADRIFEPFRAIENTPRETAAGLFKHLLVFFNVGDRSWAISQNLIVGGKSADGRDLTNLTSYALLDAYYEMNLPQPILSVKVHGGTPDELYREMGKFFFTPGCLTPSVFNDDSLFPVLKSRGADEEDLENYAVAGCQEPLISGKDNGNTTNSWLNLAKILELTLTDGVSLISGAEIGEKSGKSAKEILQNVRALFYENVEKFVSRMVKAANGATEAVAALPVPFLSAFLGGMESGVDARDVRRQGTKYNGSGCLIHGLAVVADSFIAIDEFLKDYPNESERLINALKNNFEGDEPLREYLLSRPKYGNNLDAPDKEAAEIADRISRLVSAQRNLLNNPFRPDWSSPSTHLLYGYWVGATPDGRKAREMLGYGVDPLYGEATSGLGFRLLSTMKLPFERFDGGYASHLGLNPRYFTGKTMEEKGLEFKKKIFGPLFFSADKGKPAPFYVYFNVTTPEMLRKVLEQPQIYAPSGVYIVRIHGTFVNFLDLSPEIQKDIIRRLDLGSTTC
- a CDS encoding class I mannose-6-phosphate isomerase, with the protein product MMEDTKLCTRPLFFERNRVSRVYRGGLLFHDFFGDEPKDSRKPEEWVGSLVRAMDKEDGEGLSVVRGENVSFAELAARRPELLFGENNRFDVLVKVLDSAERLPVQTHPDRAFSEKYLNSTFGKTEMWLILKTRPDACIYLGFGRKISKERFSELAEQTKTAPDAMLPYLNRVEVREGDVYLIPARTVHAIGAGCLILEVQEPTDFTIQPEYWCGDYLLNEREMYLGLKKDEALDCFDFGSCGTDVALRAKKRPKIIRKTNAALWESLIGEKDTPCFSVERLSITRGKETLGRAPALCVVLEGEGMIRGENYGEQLKRGDYFFLPACAADKYFISSESSIQIAVCKN
- a CDS encoding carbohydrate ABC transporter permease, with the protein product MKEIPISSHEFLRRSRSRKKLRETIVLVAKFFVMVLLALFLLFPYIFMVSKSLMNLVDANAPTPMLFPKSGVYFSNYKIFLEYWTYFQNSLIVVLINGIFIPLTGFMAAYPFARRNFKGKNAMFMIMMSTVMLPGAVVMVPTYVMFNAFGLVDNLASQWVTAFFGGGAMNIFLMIQFLRAIPRDYDNAATIDGANMFQIFLYIMLPMCKNVLLFIGISTVIGRWSDFQGPLIYLTTLEKMTIAVAFYKQFSSSGAAAIFSNAKMAMAVCMTFLPMALYLIFQKQMIGGIKIGGLKG